The DNA sequence CCCGCGTGTCCGGACCACGCTGGCGATGGGAAGGTCAGCAGGAGCCCAGGTAACTGGGAACGGCTTTGCTGTAGCCGGGGCGCGGCGAATCGCCGGATACGGCGCAGGAGTTTCGATTCGCTTGCCGTGTTGGATCGTTCGAGGAAGGCCGCTTAGCGGTATTGGTGCGGAGGTGATAGGCGGTGAAGATCCTCGAGCGGCGTTTTACCTTCATCCACACCCATTTCCTCACCGACTGCGAGAAGCTGCCTGCCGAGGTGGGGAGGGAATTGCAGAAGCAGATGGAGCGCTTCCTGCGCGCAAGAGGCATCGTTTACGGGATTCACTTCGAGGAGAGAAAATCCGAGAAGGGCTTGCGGATCGTCCTGGAGTGCATTCCGCTGCCGAGCCGGCTGAAGGAGATCGAGACGTATCTTGAGGAACTGGTGCGTCCGATCCCAACGCGCCCGCGTCCCGTCATGCCGGTCTGGGTCGAGCCTCCGGGAGAGGCCGCCAAGCCCAAAGCGAGCGAGCCCTCGGCGACCCGGTGAGTACTTCCAACGTCTCGACTCCCAGAAGCCGGGGTGGTTCAGGAGCCAGGCGCTCCTGAACTCAAATCCGGGCCCGAAGGGTTTGTGGAAGGGTCAGAGTAGACGGCGACGTTGCTCTGGCAAGGGAGGTGGACGGAACTCAGGCTGTCCAGTTCGAGGCGAGTCCCGTTCATCCGGGACGTGTCGACTAAGGCGGATCAACACCAGCTGGACAGAAAAAAGGGTGCTTGGGAACCTCGCGATCCGAGGCACAGGGAGCCAGAACCGGGGCGGCCTGCCGGGCCGATGGGTTTCCCTTGATTTTCAACCCTGTGTTCCCAATCTTTGGAATGCACACGAAGCAGGAAGAAGTCCACGTCCGAGGAGCAGCGGTGGGAGGGATGATCACGACGTGCGGTCAGAGGCCCTTAGTCGTGGCGGCCGTCGTTCTCTCCTTGGTTGCGGCGATCGGCTGCGCTCCACGGGGAAGGATCGGCCCGGCGATTGGCGAGTCTGGGGTGGAGCAGGACGAGAGCTTCGATCCACTTGCGCTGGGGATTGAGGAGCTTCCGATCCCGCAGGCCGTCACGGCGGAGGGGAGACGGGACACGTCCCGTTCGGCCGCGCAGGAGGCAAGTCCGCGGGTGGGGCCGGCCGATGAGATGGTTCCCGGCTATCGCGTGCAGCTGTGTGCAACCCCCGACGAAACCGAAGCCCGAGCTCACTACCATGAGGCGCTCCTGAAGTTCCCGGACCAGGGGGTGTATCTCCAGTTCGACGGCCCGTATTACAAAGTGCGCGTTGGAGATTGCAGGTCTCGCTTCGAGGCCGAAGAGCTCCAGAAGCGGGTGCGCGAGAGCGGTTTCCCGGACGCTTGGGTCGTGCGTACGCGCGTCTACACTGCTCCCCCCGGACTGAAGGAGAACGAAGAGCAACAGCGCGACTGATGTGCGTCGTCCCAGCTGCGGAGGTAGGCACATGAGGCGGTGTGTAGTCGGCGGGCTGTTGTTGGTAGCGTGGCTTTCGGTGCACGCGAACGCACTCTGCTCTGTACAATTCGTCCGGAAGGGCGAGAACGAGATTCAGATCCTGGTGGACGGCAAGCACTTCACCAGCCTTCTCTACAATCGGGCTGACCTCGTAAAACCCGTCTTTTACCCCGTGTACTCGAGCAAGGGGACGCTCCTTGTCCGCGGCTATCCTTTCCTGGAAGTGGAGGGAGAAAGCCGGGATCACCCCCATCACGCCGGCATCTTCTTTACCTACGATGACGTCAACGGTGTGGGGTTCTGGAACGCGCCTACGCCGCCTCCCCAGATCCTGGTAAAAGAGTTCAAGCGACTCCAGGAAGGGAAGAGCGAGGGGGTCCTCCAGTTCGTGGCCGAATGGCAGGCTCCTGATG is a window from the candidate division KSB1 bacterium genome containing:
- a CDS encoding SPOR domain-containing protein, which codes for MITTCGQRPLVVAAVVLSLVAAIGCAPRGRIGPAIGESGVEQDESFDPLALGIEELPIPQAVTAEGRRDTSRSAAQEASPRVGPADEMVPGYRVQLCATPDETEARAHYHEALLKFPDQGVYLQFDGPYYKVRVGDCRSRFEAEELQKRVRESGFPDAWVVRTRVYTAPPGLKENEEQQRD